A segment of the Desulfobacterales bacterium genome:
CATCCCTGACCGGTATCAGCGGCAATGGGTTGGGAATCTGGATGTTCTTGTCATCATCATCGATAATGCTTACAAGGTCATCCTTGTCGGTTTCAGCCATTTTATCTCCTAAATACCTAAGTAATATTTAAACCTTCCAACGCCCTGACAGTTTACCTTAAATTAAAACCAAAATTTCATAGCGGATAGATCAGTGCGTAAACATGAAATAAAAAATCCGGACAAATCTGTCCGAATTACATAACACCTCGCTGTTTCAGTCTCACGGGCCGGTTAAACTGCTCATTAAAATGCTGTCATTATTATAAAACATTATTTGGCTTTGACAATAACATTCTTGCTTTTTTTATAAAAAGCACATAGGTTGCCATAAAATAAATCCCGGACTGAAATTAGTGCCGCCCATCCTCGTTTCTGCGGAGTTATCATGCTGACATCGACAACTGCAGGCTATCTAATCGAATTTTTAACGTTTTTTTTTGGTTTGTGCGTTGGAAGCTTCATGAATGTCTGTATTTTCAGGTTGCCGAATTCCCAATCGATCGTTCACCCCCGTTCCAGGTGTCCGTCATGCGGCAATATGATAAAATTTTATGATAATATTCCCGTCTTAAGTTTCTTGTTGTTGAAACGAAAATGCCGCTATTGCAATGCGCCTATTTCGTTTCGTTATCCCCTGGTGGAAATCATGGGCGGTTTTTTTGCAGTTTGCGTATACCTTAAATTTGGTATCACCCTGGAAGGTCTGATCTATTATTTTTTTATCGTGGCGTTGCTTGTGATAACCTTTATTGACATCGACCACCAGATCATCCCCGACCGCATCACCCTGCCCGGCATCCCCTTGTTCTTTATAGCATCATTTGCCGTTCCCGCCATCGGCTATAAAGATTCCATTCTGGGGTTTCTGGTAGGGGGTGGAAGCCTTTTTGCCGTCGCCTGGACATATCATCTGGCAACAAAGCGTGAGGGTATGGGCGGCGGCGATATCAAGCTGCTGGCCATGATCGGCACACTTATCGGCTGGCAGGGAGTGTTATTTACGATTTTCGTCGCCTCTGCCGTCGGCACTTTCGCCGGGGTTCTCTCCATGATCGGACAGGCCAAAGACCGAAAACTGGCTGTGCCCTTTGGCCCCTTTCTGTCAATCGGCGCGATAACATATATCTTTTTTGGCCCCGCGCTGATCTTTTGGTATTTGAATCTGCTCAGATAGCAAGGCTGCCGACCCGCAATTGTCGACATGAGACGTTTGCAGCACACCTGTTCTGAATTTTCAATAGCCACTTTCATATTTTATGAATTGTCAGGTCGGGCGACGGATGAATTCCATTGTTCCGGCCGCCGGAATCGCCCGGAACGGTTTCAACAGTGCTATTTTTGTTGACAAATTCAGATAGTTACTATAATTATTGTGATTACAAAATCCTTAAAGTAGTCAGCGTCCTGGATGGCGTCTATGCTACGAACTTAAAATTTGCCACAGGTGAATGCGATGACAGGTTTAGCATTACAAAAAAAGGCGGTCGAGGTGGCGGTAATATTAAACGCTGCGGTTGCCAATATCCGCCTCTATCCACCGACCAGTGATATTATCGGCACCTCCATCGGCAGGCTGGACACCGCCCTTAGTGCCATACTCAACGAGGTGGACTCAGTTGTATTTGCCGAATCTGAAAAAAATCTTCTGGTCTCCGGACAGACGTTGAATGAAAAAGATCAGCAGAAACCGCAAGTAATCGCATTTCTTGAGTTGTTGCGCAATACCGGGATCAAAAGCATCACTTTTGAGAAAGGCGTGGATAAAGGAGAACTGCTGGCCCTACTGGAAATAGCCAGCACCCAGCCGGAAAAAATTAAAACGGCCGGCGGTTTGAAACAGATCTTTGTCGCTAAAAATCTTTCTCATATTTTCCTGGATCAGAAAGTGTATGTTGCCATGGGAAAAGATCAGAAAGTCGTCTCGGCAGACGCTAACCTGAATAGTGAAAGCCTCTCTTCCGACACCCGTTCTGTGGCGCTTTCTGATATTGAACGACGTACCGGTATCGAACGA
Coding sequences within it:
- a CDS encoding A24 family peptidase, with product MLTSTTAGYLIEFLTFFFGLCVGSFMNVCIFRLPNSQSIVHPRSRCPSCGNMIKFYDNIPVLSFLLLKRKCRYCNAPISFRYPLVEIMGGFFAVCVYLKFGITLEGLIYYFFIVALLVITFIDIDHQIIPDRITLPGIPLFFIASFAVPAIGYKDSILGFLVGGGSLFAVAWTYHLATKREGMGGGDIKLLAMIGTLIGWQGVLFTIFVASAVGTFAGVLSMIGQAKDRKLAVPFGPFLSIGAITYIFFGPALIFWYLNLLR